The Deltaproteobacteria bacterium nucleotide sequence AATTCTCACGGTGGATTGTACCATGGCAACGCGAACCGTGGCCGCCATGGTATTGGGGTGCATGCATTTTGACCCCGACGTTCATTTCGGGGGAGTAATCCTGAATCGGATCCGTGGATCCAGGCATGGAACCCTGATTCGCCGAACCGTGGAGCAATACACGGGCCTCCCCGTGCTCGGAGTGGTGGAGAGGTTGGCCGAGGGTCTGGTGCCGGAGCGCCACATGGGGCTCGTACCGCCCCAGGAGCACCCGGCGAGAGAAGAGGTCCTGCGCAACACGAAGAACCTGGCGGAGACCAGTATTGATCTGGAACACGTCCTTGCGTTGGCCGATTCGGCGCCGACGCTGGAAGTCCAGTCGGAAAAGAAGTCACTCCAAGCGCTGAACGCGCATGGAAGGCCGCGAATTGGAGTGATAGAGGACAGTGCTTTCTGGTTTTACTACCCGGAGAACCTCGAGGCCCTGGAAAGCTTAGGAGCGGAACTGGTGAAGGTGAGCGCCCTCGAACCGGGTCCTTTGCCGGAGATAGACGCTCTGTATATAGGTGGGGGGTTTCCGGAAACGCATGCCGAAAAGATTGCCTCCAACCATGTATTTCGTGACTCGCTCCGGGAAGCGGTCGAGGCCGGCCTGCCGGTATACGCCGAGTGCGGCGGATTGATGATGCTTGGCGAGGAGTTGGTTACCCGAGACGGCCGGTTTCCGATGATGGGCATCCTTCCGGTGCGATTCCAGATGAAGTCGAGGCCCCAGGGTCATGGATACAGTATTCTCACGGTGGATAAGGGAAATCCCTTTTTCCCAGTGGGCGCCAGGCTGCACGGGCATGAGTTCCATTATTCGAAACCGGAGGCTTGCGGGCTGCCGTTGACGAGCGCCTTGGAGATGGAGCGCGGAGTGGGTTGCCTGGAAGGCCGGGACGGCCTGGTGTATCGAAACGTGTTGGCGCTCTATACTCATATACATGCGGCCGGGACGCCGGAATGGGCTGAGGCCATGGTCCGCAGGGCCGGTCGATACCGGTTGGAGAGGCGACGGGGTATCGGCGCCGGTTGCGGCGCGTTCATGATGGCTGGAACCGGTTCGGCATAAACAGTGGCCGGAACGTGCGCGAGAGATCGATTGGCGGGAATCGTAATAGGTAGTAATGGTGCTTGACAACCTTTTGAAAGCACGTTAGGATTTAAAACTTAAGATGTTTACAACAAACTAGGAGGTATGAGATGCCGGAGATTGAATTCGGGGGAGAAAAATTCAGCGTTGATGAAGACGGCTTCATTGATGACTTCAATAATTGGAACAAAACGTGGGTCGAATATGTCAAATCCACGGAAGGCATCCAGGATCTGACGGACGAACACTGGAAAGTCATCACCGTGCTGCAGGACTACTACAGGAAGAACGGAATCGCCCCCATGGTGCGAATTCTGTCTAAAGTGACCGGCTACAAACTGAAATACATCTATGAGTTGTTCCCGTCCGGACCGGGCAAGGGCGCTTGTAAGATGGCGGGATTGCCGAAACCAACGGGTTGTGTGTAACCCGAAGGCAAAGACAAGAATTCAGGGCTGGGTATTCTTGTTGACAGAAATCGAAAAAGGCGTGAGGTGTGATCAACATACCTCAGCGCCTTTTTTTCTTAAAAACCGCTGCCGTGGTCGCCGGTTCCGCTCATTGTCCAATCCACGAACGGCGGTCTTGGGGCATTGTTCGGGGCGGATGAGAGCGATTGACCGCCCCGGAGTATGAATCGAGTCAAGGCCCGGCTGAGCTGGAAA carries:
- a CDS encoding cobyrinate a,c-diamide synthase → MPKSSSRLILAGLRGGSGKTTQSMGLIAALIGMGREVVPFKKGPDFIDTGWLALAAGRPCYNLDPFLMGNEATLRSLLRHASGCLALIEGNRGLFDGMDEKGTFSTAELAKLTRTPVILTVDCTMATRTVAAMVLGCMHFDPDVHFGGVILNRIRGSRHGTLIRRTVEQYTGLPVLGVVERLAEGLVPERHMGLVPPQEHPAREEVLRNTKNLAETSIDLEHVLALADSAPTLEVQSEKKSLQALNAHGRPRIGVIEDSAFWFYYPENLEALESLGAELVKVSALEPGPLPEIDALYIGGGFPETHAEKIASNHVFRDSLREAVEAGLPVYAECGGLMMLGEELVTRDGRFPMMGILPVRFQMKSRPQGHGYSILTVDKGNPFFPVGARLHGHEFHYSKPEACGLPLTSALEMERGVGCLEGRDGLVYRNVLALYTHIHAAGTPEWAEAMVRRAGRYRLERRRGIGAGCGAFMMAGTGSA
- a CDS encoding TusE/DsrC/DsvC family sulfur relay protein is translated as MPEIEFGGEKFSVDEDGFIDDFNNWNKTWVEYVKSTEGIQDLTDEHWKVITVLQDYYRKNGIAPMVRILSKVTGYKLKYIYELFPSGPGKGACKMAGLPKPTGCV